A single window of Nocardioides kongjuensis DNA harbors:
- a CDS encoding substrate-binding domain-containing protein, protein MTSRVRRTALTLLAGLAVLVCATGTAAADGGDSTQPDGRAAYTTIEGTGSTWSELIVQKWIADVDANGMKVVYTGGGSSKGRKDFAQATNDFAISEIPYQGVDEQGNQDKSDRPYAYLPIVAGGTAFTYQLKVGGKLVRNLRLSGETIAKIFTGQVSNWNDAAITKDNNGRAFPSLPITPVVRSDGSGTTAQFTTWMDDQYPGIWRPYFGKSGLTSYFPRKPGSRMVAQSGSDQVMNTVKGFAGNGTIGYVEYSYPVNANYPVVKVLNKAGYFVEPTQYNTAVALTKAQINPTTLTQDLRGVYVNPDPRAYPISSYSYMIIPTGSTDARMTTAKRQTLADFIYYSLCAGQTSAGSYGYSPLPLNLVQAGFDQVAKLKAADAGVELTDRDVKSCNNPTFDGKDLKNNVLAKKAPQPAACDKTGAGPCGTDTGTGKPSTDGAVPDAGAPAPDAAAGAAPPPAGQVDPETGAAPVAETGTAAATEVYANPTLVADRKGDQRPFGVLAVLELCALVIVPGVVSMLLRRRRGARTTGAGA, encoded by the coding sequence ATGACTTCCCGCGTCCGCCGCACCGCCCTCACCCTGCTCGCGGGGCTCGCCGTCCTGGTCTGCGCGACCGGTACGGCGGCCGCCGACGGCGGCGACAGCACCCAGCCGGACGGCCGCGCGGCGTACACGACCATCGAGGGCACCGGCTCCACCTGGTCGGAGCTGATCGTCCAGAAGTGGATCGCCGACGTCGACGCCAACGGCATGAAGGTCGTCTACACCGGCGGTGGCTCGAGCAAGGGCCGCAAGGACTTCGCCCAGGCCACCAACGACTTCGCCATCTCCGAGATCCCCTACCAGGGCGTCGACGAGCAGGGCAACCAGGACAAGTCGGACCGGCCCTACGCCTACCTGCCGATCGTCGCCGGTGGCACCGCCTTCACCTACCAGCTCAAGGTCGGCGGCAAGCTCGTGCGCAACCTGCGGCTCTCGGGCGAGACGATCGCGAAGATCTTCACCGGCCAGGTCAGCAACTGGAACGACGCCGCGATCACCAAGGACAACAACGGCCGCGCGTTCCCGTCGCTGCCGATCACGCCCGTGGTCCGCTCCGACGGCTCCGGCACGACGGCGCAGTTCACCACCTGGATGGACGACCAGTACCCCGGCATCTGGCGGCCGTACTTCGGCAAGTCCGGCCTGACGTCGTACTTCCCGCGCAAGCCGGGCTCGCGGATGGTCGCCCAGTCCGGCTCCGACCAGGTGATGAACACGGTCAAGGGCTTCGCGGGCAACGGCACCATCGGGTACGTCGAGTACTCCTACCCGGTCAACGCGAACTACCCGGTCGTCAAGGTGCTCAACAAGGCGGGCTACTTCGTCGAGCCGACCCAGTACAACACCGCGGTCGCGCTGACGAAGGCGCAGATCAACCCGACGACGCTCACCCAGGACCTGCGCGGGGTGTACGTCAACCCGGACCCGCGGGCGTACCCGATCTCGTCGTACTCCTACATGATCATCCCGACCGGCAGCACCGACGCTCGGATGACGACGGCGAAGCGGCAGACGCTCGCCGACTTCATCTACTACTCGCTGTGCGCCGGGCAGACCAGCGCCGGGTCCTACGGCTACTCGCCGCTGCCGCTCAACCTGGTGCAGGCCGGGTTCGACCAGGTCGCCAAGCTCAAGGCCGCGGACGCGGGGGTCGAGCTGACCGACCGCGACGTCAAGAGCTGCAACAACCCGACCTTCGACGGCAAGGACCTCAAGAACAACGTCCTCGCCAAGAAGGCGCCGCAGCCGGCTGCCTGCGACAAGACCGGCGCGGGGCCGTGCGGCACCGACACCGGCACCGGCAAGCCGTCCACCGACGGTGCGGTGCCCGACGCCGGTGCGCCCGCGCCCGACGCCGCTGCCGGTGCCGCGCCCCCGCCTGCCGGCCAGGTGGATCCCGAGACCGGGGCCGCACCCGTCGCCGAGACCGGTACGGCGGCCGCCACGGAGGTCTACGCCAACCCGACCCTCGTCGCCGACCGCAAGGGGGACCAGCGCCCGTTCGGCGTCCTGGCGGTCCTCGAGCTGTGCGCCCTGGTCATCGTGCCCGGCGTCGTCAGCATGCTGCTGCGCCGTCGACGCGGTGCCCGCACGACCGGAGCCGGCGCATGA
- the pstA gene encoding phosphate ABC transporter permease PstA: MSAALTDVVAEPTTTAPRTTLPTRDPDAPPPVPRRAVGRPDADELFARVGAWIAALGATWLVTQRFLPLSGVAWFVIVLLVAGIVMTALLSAMSTTFVEVRDRVAGVVVTAGAVLVGLALVSAVVFVFVRGWRPLTHLNFFTDDMSGVEPKAPFTEGGVLHAIIGSGIQLGIGLAVALPLGIGTAVFMTEVGGRFARIVRTVVEAMTALPSIVAGLFVYTTVILAAGVPRSGLAAGLAIGVMMLPIIARAADVVLRVVPGNLREASLALGASRWRTVWHVVLPTARPGLATAVILGVARGVGETSPVLLTSGAAPFITANPVGGAMNSLPLFIYTQVRSGEPHAIGRAFGAAVVLMTLVLALFVIARLVARPRRLRTRPSLRKRVVALVTTTGTRPRRTRNPRTDGETA, from the coding sequence ATGAGCGCCGCCCTGACCGACGTGGTCGCCGAGCCGACCACCACCGCCCCGCGGACGACGCTCCCGACGCGCGACCCCGACGCCCCGCCGCCCGTGCCGAGACGGGCCGTGGGCCGGCCCGACGCCGACGAGCTGTTCGCCCGCGTGGGCGCGTGGATCGCGGCCCTGGGCGCGACCTGGCTGGTCACCCAGCGCTTCCTGCCGCTGAGCGGCGTGGCCTGGTTCGTGATCGTCCTGCTCGTGGCGGGCATCGTGATGACCGCGCTGCTGTCCGCGATGAGCACCACCTTCGTCGAGGTCCGCGACCGGGTCGCGGGCGTGGTCGTCACCGCCGGTGCGGTGCTCGTCGGTCTCGCGCTCGTCTCGGCCGTGGTGTTCGTCTTCGTCCGCGGCTGGCGGCCGCTGACGCACCTCAACTTCTTCACCGACGACATGTCGGGCGTGGAGCCGAAGGCGCCGTTCACCGAGGGTGGCGTGCTGCACGCGATCATCGGCTCGGGCATCCAGCTCGGCATCGGCCTCGCTGTCGCTCTGCCGCTGGGCATCGGCACCGCCGTCTTCATGACCGAGGTCGGCGGCCGCTTCGCCAGGATCGTGCGCACGGTCGTCGAGGCGATGACCGCGCTGCCGTCGATCGTCGCGGGCCTGTTCGTCTACACGACGGTGATCCTGGCCGCCGGTGTGCCGCGATCCGGGCTGGCCGCAGGCCTCGCGATCGGCGTGATGATGCTGCCGATCATCGCCCGGGCCGCCGACGTGGTGCTGCGCGTCGTCCCCGGCAACCTGCGCGAGGCCAGCCTCGCGCTCGGCGCCAGCCGATGGCGCACCGTGTGGCACGTCGTCCTCCCGACCGCGCGGCCCGGCCTGGCCACCGCCGTCATCCTCGGCGTTGCGCGCGGCGTCGGAGAGACCAGCCCGGTCCTGCTGACCTCGGGGGCCGCGCCGTTCATCACCGCGAACCCGGTCGGCGGCGCGATGAACTCGCTGCCGCTGTTCATCTACACCCAGGTCCGCAGCGGAGAGCCGCACGCCATCGGCCGCGCCTTCGGTGCTGCCGTCGTGCTGATGACCCTCGTGCTCGCGCTGTTCGTGATCGCCCGCCTGGTGGCCCGCCCGCGCCGCCTGCGGACCCGTCCGAGCCTGCGCAAGCGCGTCGTCGCCCTCGTGACCACGACCGGCACCCGCCCACGCCGTACCCGAAACCCCCGCACCGACGGAGAGACCGCATGA
- the pstC gene encoding phosphate ABC transporter permease subunit PstC gives MTSLPLVDPSAPDVQPRRISRKATGADAVFVNVSRAIGASVLVITGGVGVFLAWQAVPTLRHYGLSFLTEERWQPEIDVIGIAGVLVGTVSIALVAMAFAFPLALLTALYISEYAPARVKGLLVSAVDLMAAIPSIVYGLWGFFLVMPYAAELAWWLQRNFGWVPFFEIRDTDPDSAVWDTSRYVSSAFCAGIAVAMMVLPMACAVMRQVFSQTPPGEREAALALGATRWGVIRTVVLPFGRGGIIGGTMLGLGRALGETIAVVLIISPAFEVKWNVLEIGANSVSALIAVQFGDATPAQLSALLAAGFVLFLITLCVNTLAAIIVNRSRSGADADA, from the coding sequence GTGACCAGCCTGCCCCTCGTCGATCCGAGCGCACCCGACGTGCAGCCGCGCCGGATCTCCCGCAAGGCCACCGGTGCCGACGCGGTGTTCGTCAACGTCTCCCGGGCGATCGGCGCCTCGGTGCTGGTGATCACCGGCGGTGTCGGCGTCTTCCTCGCCTGGCAGGCGGTCCCGACCCTGCGCCACTACGGGCTCTCGTTCCTCACCGAGGAGCGCTGGCAGCCCGAGATCGACGTCATCGGCATCGCCGGCGTCCTCGTCGGCACGGTCTCCATCGCCCTGGTCGCGATGGCCTTCGCCTTCCCGCTGGCCCTGCTGACCGCGCTCTACATCAGCGAGTACGCACCGGCCCGGGTCAAGGGCCTGCTCGTCTCGGCGGTCGACCTGATGGCCGCGATCCCGTCGATCGTCTACGGCCTGTGGGGCTTCTTCCTGGTCATGCCGTACGCCGCGGAGCTGGCCTGGTGGCTGCAGCGGAACTTCGGCTGGGTGCCGTTCTTCGAGATCCGCGACACCGATCCCGACAGCGCCGTGTGGGACACCAGCCGCTACGTGTCGAGCGCCTTCTGCGCCGGCATCGCCGTGGCGATGATGGTGCTGCCGATGGCCTGCGCCGTGATGCGGCAGGTGTTCTCCCAGACCCCGCCGGGGGAGCGGGAGGCCGCGCTGGCGCTGGGCGCGACGCGGTGGGGCGTGATCCGCACCGTGGTGCTGCCCTTCGGCCGCGGCGGCATCATCGGCGGCACCATGCTCGGCCTGGGCCGCGCGCTCGGCGAGACGATCGCCGTCGTCCTCATCATCTCGCCGGCGTTCGAGGTGAAGTGGAACGTCCTGGAGATCGGCGCGAACTCGGTCAGCGCGCTGATCGCGGTCCAGTTCGGTGACGCCACGCCCGCGCAGCTCTCCGCCCTGCTGGCCGCCGGCTTCGTGCTGTTCCTGATCACGCTGTGCGTCAACACGCTCGCCGCGATCATCGTGAACCGCAGCCGCTCCGGAGCGGACGCCGACGCATGA
- a CDS encoding serpin family protein: protein MTLLARRSALQLGIAALGACALTACGDDGPSPRGRTPAEVDGIELVSSDVRRAAGDPSLVAPVVAGLDAFAGRLYGELAGAGGDNLGISPYSVLVALGMTLTGAAGTTADEMRTVLGVGDLGQRWHKGVNALTATIEGLAGEHERADGSKAELQLSTADQVFGQRGVAWESDFLDLLAKEYGAGLRTVDFETAAERARTAINAWVEVQTHDRIVDLLAEGAVDASTRLVLVDAIHLKAAWENPFEKDLTATGPFHRADGSSVEAELMRLPELSTYLVRGDGWSSVSLPYAGRGLAMTVVLPDEGALDRVEEQVRSGGFAGFLATADAQPTAVELTLPRWSFRTSAPLKEPLVELGMPTAFADGADFTPMTEEDLPLVVADVVHQGFVAVDEEGTEAAAATAVIMAETAVPVTEPFVVDRPFLFVVHDAEHGTPLFVGRVTDPIG, encoded by the coding sequence ATGACGCTCCTCGCCCGCCGCTCCGCCCTCCAGCTCGGGATCGCCGCCCTCGGCGCCTGTGCGCTCACCGCCTGCGGCGACGACGGACCCTCGCCCCGGGGGCGCACGCCGGCCGAGGTGGACGGGATCGAGCTGGTCTCCTCCGACGTACGCCGGGCCGCGGGCGACCCGAGCCTGGTCGCCCCGGTCGTCGCCGGGCTCGACGCCTTCGCCGGTCGGCTGTACGGCGAGCTGGCGGGAGCCGGTGGCGACAACCTGGGCATCTCGCCGTACTCCGTGCTGGTGGCGCTCGGCATGACCCTCACCGGTGCCGCCGGCACGACCGCCGACGAGATGCGGACCGTGCTGGGCGTCGGGGACCTCGGCCAGCGCTGGCACAAGGGTGTCAACGCCCTCACCGCGACGATCGAGGGCCTGGCCGGCGAGCACGAGCGGGCCGACGGGTCGAAGGCCGAGCTGCAGCTGAGCACCGCCGACCAGGTCTTCGGGCAGCGCGGCGTGGCGTGGGAGTCCGACTTCCTCGACCTGCTCGCCAAGGAGTACGGCGCCGGCCTGCGCACCGTCGACTTCGAGACCGCCGCCGAGCGGGCGCGCACCGCGATCAACGCCTGGGTCGAGGTGCAGACCCACGACCGGATCGTCGACCTGCTGGCCGAGGGCGCCGTCGACGCCTCGACCCGGCTGGTGCTCGTCGACGCGATCCACCTCAAGGCTGCGTGGGAGAACCCGTTCGAGAAGGACCTGACCGCGACCGGGCCGTTCCACCGTGCCGACGGCTCGAGCGTCGAGGCCGAGCTGATGCGGCTGCCCGAGCTCTCGACGTACCTCGTGCGCGGGGACGGCTGGAGCTCCGTCTCGCTGCCCTACGCCGGACGCGGACTCGCGATGACCGTCGTGCTCCCCGACGAGGGCGCCCTGGACCGGGTCGAGGAGCAGGTCCGGTCCGGCGGCTTCGCGGGGTTCCTGGCCACCGCCGACGCGCAGCCGACCGCCGTCGAGCTCACCTTGCCGCGCTGGTCCTTCCGCACCAGTGCGCCGCTCAAGGAGCCGCTGGTCGAGCTCGGCATGCCGACCGCCTTCGCCGACGGCGCGGACTTCACGCCGATGACCGAGGAGGACCTGCCGCTGGTCGTGGCCGACGTCGTCCACCAGGGCTTCGTCGCGGTCGACGAGGAGGGCACCGAGGCTGCGGCCGCCACGGCGGTGATCATGGCGGAGACGGCGGTGCCGGTCACCGAGCCGTTCGTCGTCGACCGGCCCTTCCTGTTCGTGGTCCACGACGCGGAGCACGGCACCCCGCTCTTCGTCGGTCGCGTGACGGATCCCATCGGCTGA
- a CDS encoding ABC transporter substrate-binding protein → MTDQISRRRRLGGLATASVLLLSLTACGGGDDGKDDFAKPKQNADVTFSGDPIKVMTFTPYDTDTINFKAALDVADGAKVAINNAGGINGHEVVVVPCNEGADPNKAADCARKAVDEGVSAVVGGFSANGDTILPILEKAGISWIAPPVISAAELSSKFSYPIVPGVIAQAGLGAKAAEDGCDKVANVMYDLPSSGSVKELGNVGLASQGHAPATVVPVPPTTTDFSSIAQEISDYDCAIMSIPSGPLTGVAAAGASLGSKTKYYAFPGTLTDSAISQAGGALDSAVTMSPFPPSGDAVWDDAKKIVGDMSSEENGGWSYMSYQSTWVGYQLLAEVLKDSTDVSAAGVKAAFDAASAVDGLGFTPELSFTQEFPAPGMNRIFNTKVMFHDIKDGALHQDGDYVDLGASLTPAS, encoded by the coding sequence ATGACCGACCAGATCAGCCGTCGCCGCCGCCTCGGCGGCCTCGCGACCGCATCCGTCCTGCTCCTCAGCCTCACCGCGTGCGGTGGCGGGGACGACGGCAAGGACGACTTCGCCAAGCCGAAGCAGAACGCCGACGTCACTTTCTCGGGTGACCCGATCAAGGTCATGACGTTCACGCCCTACGACACCGACACGATCAACTTCAAGGCGGCGCTCGACGTCGCCGACGGCGCCAAGGTCGCCATCAACAACGCCGGCGGCATCAACGGCCACGAGGTCGTGGTCGTGCCCTGCAACGAGGGCGCCGACCCCAACAAGGCCGCCGACTGCGCCCGCAAGGCCGTCGACGAGGGCGTCTCCGCCGTCGTCGGTGGCTTCAGCGCCAACGGCGACACCATCCTCCCGATCCTGGAGAAGGCCGGCATCTCGTGGATCGCCCCGCCGGTGATCAGCGCGGCCGAGCTGTCCAGCAAGTTCAGCTACCCGATCGTCCCGGGCGTCATCGCCCAGGCCGGACTGGGCGCCAAGGCCGCCGAGGACGGCTGCGACAAGGTCGCCAACGTGATGTACGACCTGCCGTCCAGCGGCTCGGTCAAGGAGCTCGGCAACGTCGGCCTCGCCAGCCAGGGCCACGCGCCCGCGACCGTCGTACCCGTGCCGCCGACCACCACCGACTTCAGCTCGATCGCCCAGGAGATCAGCGACTACGACTGCGCGATCATGTCGATCCCCTCGGGACCGCTGACGGGTGTCGCCGCCGCCGGCGCGAGCCTCGGCAGCAAGACGAAGTACTACGCCTTCCCGGGCACCCTGACCGACTCGGCGATCAGCCAGGCCGGCGGCGCCCTCGACAGCGCCGTCACCATGTCGCCGTTCCCGCCCTCGGGCGACGCCGTGTGGGACGACGCCAAGAAGATCGTCGGCGACATGTCCAGCGAGGAGAACGGCGGCTGGTCCTACATGTCGTACCAGAGCACGTGGGTCGGCTACCAGCTGCTCGCCGAGGTCCTCAAGGACAGCACCGACGTCTCCGCGGCCGGCGTCAAGGCGGCCTTCGACGCGGCCTCCGCGGTCGACGGCCTGGGCTTCACGCCGGAGCTGAGCTTCACCCAGGAGTTCCCCGCCCCCGGCATGAACCGGATCTTCAACACCAAGGTCATGTTCCACGACATCAAGGACGGCGCGCTCCACCAGGACGGCGACTACGTCGACCTCGGCGCCTCCCTGACCCCGGCCTCGTGA
- a CDS encoding ABC transporter ATP-binding protein, whose protein sequence is MTTVQAPHVPGGRVEPGRVVVEATGLTAGYAGTPAVHGVDLRVRSGEVLALLGANGAGKTTTLLSLAGELAPISGSVAVLGDARRRRLHQRARAGLGFLTEERCVFMQLTGWQNLRIGRGSAEKALAHFPELEPHLSKKVGLLSGGQQQMLALGRILAAEPKVLLADELSLGLAPLVVERLLSAVRRAADDGVAVVLVEQHVRQALAIADHVHVMRRGRIVLSGPASELRDDAERIAATYLSESTEP, encoded by the coding sequence GTGACCACGGTGCAGGCGCCGCACGTCCCGGGCGGCCGGGTCGAGCCCGGCCGGGTCGTCGTCGAGGCGACCGGCCTGACCGCCGGGTACGCCGGGACCCCCGCCGTCCACGGCGTCGACCTGCGGGTGCGGTCCGGCGAGGTGCTGGCCCTGCTCGGCGCCAACGGCGCCGGCAAGACCACCACCCTGCTGTCCCTCGCCGGCGAGCTGGCACCGATCTCGGGATCGGTGGCGGTCCTCGGCGACGCCCGGCGGCGGCGCCTGCACCAACGGGCCCGTGCGGGCCTGGGCTTCCTGACCGAGGAGCGCTGCGTCTTCATGCAGCTCACCGGCTGGCAGAACCTGAGGATCGGCCGCGGTTCGGCCGAGAAGGCGCTGGCCCACTTCCCCGAGCTCGAGCCCCACCTGTCCAAGAAGGTCGGGCTGCTCTCGGGCGGCCAGCAGCAGATGCTCGCCCTCGGGCGGATCCTCGCCGCCGAGCCGAAGGTCCTGCTCGCCGACGAGCTGTCCCTGGGCCTGGCCCCGCTGGTCGTCGAGCGGCTGCTGAGTGCCGTGCGCCGGGCGGCGGACGACGGCGTCGCGGTCGTGCTCGTCGAGCAGCACGTCCGGCAGGCGCTGGCGATCGCCGACCACGTGCACGTGATGCGGCGCGGCCGCATCGTCCTCTCGGGACCCGCCTCCGAACTGCGCGACGACGCCGAGCGCATCGCCGCCACCTACCTGAGCGAGAGCACCGAACCATGA
- a CDS encoding branched-chain amino acid ABC transporter permease/ATP-binding protein codes for MTDLIRYALLGLGTGGIFALLGLGLVVIYRGSGVINFAHAGFALVGAYLTYELQTVHGLGLGVSLGTAVAATALLGVLTHHLVLRPLRSASPLARVIATLGLLTLLTEGVQLKYGAQQLRTESPLPNDAITVPGDIVVGQYAFWLVGIATVVALALALAGTRTRIGYAVSASAENPRGAAALGWAPDLLASITWAIGGGLAALAGGLFPSTTFGFISPTPFGVLIIGALATALLGGFRSYPLALLGGLFLGAAQSATRHFTDQTGVSDAVPFLAIIVVLVLRGRGLPLRGSITDRLPRVGTGRVRPVVVLVLAGGALLWVGLGASADWYAPTIISATFALVGLSIVLLTGYAGQLSIAQFALAGIGAFAAGRFVVFHDWPFELALVAGVVVAMLVGLLFGLPALRTRGVNLAVVTFGLGFAVHQMVFSNSDYTAKVTPGDITLFGIDIEPIDHARNYALVCLVALVLAALVVANVRRGRSGRRLLAVRTNERAAAAIGVNVFEAKLYAFTLSAGIAGLGGALLGFSYATILYPQLFAPGASISVLAATVIGSTGYLAGPFIGAISAPGGLITLLGSDGPATTAGVQDGLTWQSWLPLASALLLIITLIASQHGVAESIDASTRRLRARIPGLRPGKPQPLPATERTTVAPRTLEVTGLTQRFGGFVALDDVSLSVAPGQVVGLLGPNGAGKTTLIDCVSGNNRISSGAITWDGRDVSRWAPYRRARAGLSRSFQSLELFDDLTVRENLLAAADRRDRLAYLTDLVLPGRSRMPATVVAAVEELGLAPLLDTRAEDLSYGQRRLVAIARAVASSPSVLMLDEPAAGLDETESAELGRLVRRLADEWGMGILLIEHDVALVLENADRVVVLDFGHRIAEGTPAEIRVDPAVRRAYLGEEAEPVSV; via the coding sequence ATGACCGACCTCATCCGCTACGCCCTCCTCGGCCTGGGCACGGGCGGCATCTTCGCCCTGCTCGGCCTCGGACTGGTCGTGATCTACCGCGGCTCGGGTGTCATCAACTTCGCCCACGCGGGCTTCGCGCTGGTCGGCGCCTACCTCACCTACGAGCTGCAGACCGTCCACGGTCTCGGCCTGGGCGTCTCGCTGGGCACCGCGGTCGCCGCGACCGCCCTGCTCGGGGTGCTCACCCACCACCTGGTGCTGCGTCCCCTGCGCAGCGCCAGCCCGCTGGCCCGGGTGATCGCCACCCTCGGCCTGCTGACGCTGCTGACCGAGGGCGTCCAGCTGAAGTACGGCGCCCAGCAGCTGCGCACCGAGTCGCCGCTGCCGAACGACGCGATCACCGTGCCCGGCGACATCGTGGTCGGCCAGTACGCGTTCTGGCTGGTCGGCATCGCGACCGTCGTCGCGCTCGCCCTGGCGCTCGCCGGCACCCGCACCCGGATCGGGTACGCCGTCTCAGCGTCGGCCGAGAACCCGCGCGGCGCAGCCGCCCTGGGCTGGGCCCCGGACCTGCTCGCCAGCATCACCTGGGCGATCGGCGGCGGTCTCGCCGCCCTGGCCGGCGGCCTGTTCCCGTCGACGACCTTCGGCTTCATCTCGCCGACCCCGTTCGGCGTCCTGATCATCGGCGCACTCGCCACCGCCCTGCTCGGCGGCTTCCGCTCCTACCCGCTCGCCCTGCTGGGCGGACTGTTCCTCGGCGCGGCCCAGTCCGCCACCCGGCACTTCACCGACCAGACCGGCGTCTCGGACGCCGTACCGTTCCTCGCGATCATCGTCGTGCTGGTGCTGCGCGGCCGCGGCCTGCCGCTGCGCGGCAGCATCACCGACCGGCTCCCCCGCGTCGGCACCGGCCGGGTCCGGCCCGTCGTCGTGCTGGTCCTCGCCGGCGGCGCGCTGCTCTGGGTCGGCCTCGGCGCCTCGGCCGACTGGTACGCACCGACCATCATCAGCGCCACCTTCGCGCTGGTCGGGCTGTCCATCGTGCTGCTCACCGGGTACGCCGGACAGCTCTCCATCGCCCAGTTCGCCCTCGCCGGCATCGGCGCCTTCGCCGCGGGCCGGTTCGTGGTCTTCCACGACTGGCCGTTCGAGCTGGCGCTGGTCGCCGGCGTGGTCGTGGCGATGCTGGTCGGACTGCTGTTCGGCCTGCCCGCCCTGCGCACCCGCGGCGTCAACCTCGCCGTGGTCACCTTCGGCCTCGGCTTCGCGGTGCACCAGATGGTGTTCAGCAACAGCGACTACACCGCCAAGGTCACCCCCGGCGACATCACCCTGTTCGGCATCGACATCGAGCCGATCGACCACGCCCGCAACTACGCCCTGGTCTGCCTCGTCGCGCTGGTCCTGGCCGCGCTCGTCGTCGCCAACGTGCGTCGCGGTCGCAGCGGGCGCCGGCTGCTCGCCGTCCGCACCAACGAGCGGGCCGCCGCCGCGATCGGCGTCAACGTCTTCGAGGCCAAGCTGTACGCCTTCACGCTCTCGGCCGGCATCGCGGGCCTCGGCGGCGCGCTGCTCGGCTTCAGCTACGCGACGATCCTCTACCCGCAGCTGTTCGCCCCGGGCGCCTCGATCTCCGTGCTCGCGGCGACGGTCATCGGCAGCACCGGCTACCTCGCCGGTCCGTTCATCGGCGCCATCTCCGCGCCCGGCGGCCTGATCACGCTGCTCGGCTCGGACGGACCGGCCACGACCGCGGGGGTGCAGGACGGGCTCACCTGGCAGTCCTGGCTGCCGCTCGCCTCGGCGCTCCTGCTGATCATCACGCTGATCGCCAGCCAGCACGGCGTCGCGGAGTCGATCGACGCCTCCACCCGCCGGCTGCGCGCCAGGATCCCCGGCCTGCGCCCCGGCAAGCCCCAGCCGCTGCCGGCGACCGAGCGGACGACCGTCGCACCGCGGACCCTCGAGGTCACCGGTCTCACCCAGCGCTTCGGCGGGTTCGTCGCCCTCGACGACGTCTCGCTGAGCGTCGCGCCCGGCCAGGTCGTCGGCCTGCTCGGCCCCAACGGCGCCGGCAAGACGACTCTGATCGACTGCGTCAGCGGCAACAACCGGATCTCGTCGGGCGCGATCACCTGGGACGGGCGCGACGTGTCCCGCTGGGCGCCGTACCGCCGCGCCCGGGCCGGCCTCTCCCGCTCGTTCCAGTCGCTCGAGCTCTTCGACGACCTGACCGTGCGCGAGAACCTGCTGGCCGCCGCCGACCGCCGCGACCGGCTGGCGTACCTCACCGACCTGGTCCTGCCCGGCCGGTCACGGATGCCCGCCACCGTGGTCGCCGCCGTCGAGGAGCTCGGCCTCGCGCCGCTGCTCGACACCCGCGCCGAGGACCTCTCCTACGGCCAGCGTCGTCTCGTCGCCATCGCCCGCGCGGTCGCCAGCAGCCCGTCGGTCCTGATGCTCGACGAGCCGGCCGCCGGGCTCGACGAGACCGAGAGCGCCGAGCTCGGCCGCCTCGTGCGCCGCCTGGCCGACGAGTGGGGCATGGGCATCCTGCTCATCGAGCACGACGTGGCGCTCGTGCTCGAGAACGCCGACCGGGTCGTCGTCCTCGACTTCGGGCACCGGATCGCCGAGGGCACCCCCGCCGAGATCCGCGTCGATCCCGCGGTCCGGCGGGCGTACCTCGGCGAGGAGGCCGAGCCCGTCTCGGTGTGA
- a CDS encoding TIGR03619 family F420-dependent LLM class oxidoreductase yields MSDLNWTLSVGMVPTGDLPELARAAEAEGWDAISLPDSVFFPEQVSADYPYSGDGKRMWAPDTDMPDPLVTIAALAAVTERIRFRVSVLKLPLRDPLLLAKQVSTLAVLTGERLELGVGLSWMPEEFRFTGTEMRTRGARTDEAIAVLRAVCPGEGPQWAEFHGQHYDFDRLIISPAPQRPLPILVGGHTEPALRRAARLGDGWISANLPAADLPAVIARLEELRAEEGRADVPFSVCVSPVGVDDAAGFDDLAAAGATDVWLNPWRFHAHAVADRETRLESVARFAAEFIRR; encoded by the coding sequence ATGAGCGACCTCAACTGGACCCTGTCCGTGGGGATGGTGCCGACCGGCGACCTCCCCGAGCTGGCCCGTGCGGCCGAGGCCGAGGGCTGGGACGCGATCAGCCTCCCCGACTCGGTGTTCTTCCCCGAGCAGGTCTCGGCCGACTACCCCTACTCCGGCGACGGCAAGCGGATGTGGGCCCCCGACACCGACATGCCCGACCCGTTGGTGACGATCGCGGCGCTGGCCGCGGTCACCGAGCGGATCCGGTTCCGGGTCTCGGTCCTCAAGCTGCCGCTGCGCGACCCGCTGCTGCTCGCCAAGCAGGTCTCCACGCTCGCCGTGCTGACGGGGGAGCGGCTCGAGCTCGGCGTCGGGCTGTCGTGGATGCCCGAGGAGTTCCGGTTCACCGGGACCGAGATGCGCACCCGCGGCGCCCGCACCGACGAGGCGATCGCCGTCCTGCGTGCGGTGTGCCCCGGCGAGGGCCCGCAGTGGGCGGAGTTCCACGGCCAGCACTACGACTTCGACCGGCTGATCATCTCCCCGGCGCCGCAGCGACCGCTGCCCATCCTGGTCGGTGGCCACACCGAGCCGGCCCTGCGTCGCGCCGCCCGTCTCGGCGACGGCTGGATCTCGGCCAACCTGCCCGCCGCCGACCTGCCGGCGGTGATCGCGCGGCTCGAGGAGCTGCGCGCGGAGGAGGGGCGGGCCGACGTACCGTTCTCGGTCTGCGTCTCGCCCGTCGGGGTCGACGACGCGGCCGGCTTCGACGACCTCGCCGCCGCCGGCGCGACCGACGTGTGGCTGAACCCCTGGCGGTTCCACGCTCACGCGGTGGCCGATCGTGAGACCCGGCTGGAGAGCGTGGCGAGGTTCGCCGCGGAGTTCATCCGCCGCTGA